In Paenibacillus sp. BIC5C1, a genomic segment contains:
- a CDS encoding YjcZ family sporulation protein: MSEVGYGCGGNVGGVGGYNMFTNTGAILVLFILLVIITKAFCV, translated from the coding sequence ATGAGCGAAGTTGGATATGGCTGTGGTGGCAATGTAGGCGGCGTAGGCGGATACAATATGTTCACCAACACAGGTGCGATCTTGGTACTGTTCATTCTGTTGGTTATCATCACTAAAGCATTCTGCGTTTAA
- a CDS encoding M23 family metallopeptidase, translating into MSINPFKGYRVTSSFGYRIHPISGGQTFHRGIDLVTEPWNGPIHAFMDGTVRFASEGATGSGFGGYGLTVAVQDHRGYLHCYAHLSRIAVKVGQQVKQGQLLGNQGSTGESTGPHVHYEVRKTSSPSYGYTASESGVVDPGIYLQSEYSSTVEGQEGTPMTTEERERLTAIEKMLESQSAWIQQQKNISSMACPSWAEEAYHYYQSYINNETGSYDFWRLLVIMYRKEKGIKVSSTSSS; encoded by the coding sequence ATGAGCATAAATCCGTTTAAGGGATATCGGGTTACAAGTTCATTTGGCTACCGAATCCATCCTATTTCTGGCGGTCAGACATTTCATCGCGGAATCGATCTCGTCACAGAGCCATGGAATGGGCCCATACATGCATTTATGGACGGGACTGTACGCTTTGCTTCAGAAGGTGCTACAGGCTCAGGATTCGGTGGCTACGGGCTTACGGTTGCGGTGCAGGATCATAGGGGCTACTTGCATTGTTATGCTCACCTTTCCCGAATTGCAGTAAAAGTTGGGCAGCAAGTGAAACAAGGACAACTTCTTGGTAATCAGGGAAGTACAGGCGAAAGCACGGGTCCGCATGTGCATTATGAGGTACGCAAAACTAGCTCCCCTTCGTATGGATACACGGCTAGTGAAAGTGGTGTTGTTGATCCAGGAATCTACTTGCAATCTGAATATAGTTCAACGGTTGAAGGACAGGAGGGAACCCCAATGACGACGGAGGAGAGAGAGCGGTTAACAGCGATTGAGAAGATGCTGGAATCCCAGTCGGCCTGGATTCAGCAGCAGAAAAACATTTCAAGTATGGCTTGTCCGTCCTGGGCTGAGGAAGCTTATCATTATTACCAATCGTATATAAATAACGAGACAGGCAGTTATGACTTTTGGAGATTGCTTGTCATCATGTATCGTAAGGAGAAGGGCATTAAGGTCTCTTCCACCTCCTCAAGTTAA